From Planktothrix serta PCC 8927, the proteins below share one genomic window:
- the ctpA gene encoding carboxyl-terminal processing protease CtpA, which produces MHKRVFQILLLIILQITLTWLSWTTPVFALTEDQKLFSESWRIINRAYVDESFNHQNWWSIREQLLRQPFKTRDDAYDAIEKMLATLDDPFTRLLRPDQYRSLQVNTSGELMGVGLQIALDAETGDLTVITPLDGSPAEQAGIQPRDRILKIDGFPTSELTLDESATRMRGPRGTRVTLTLLRDGSTTPEDVLLVRDRITLNSVIAELRSDLRQTPFGYIRLSQFSANATEEVAHAIQSLEQQGAKAYILDLRNNPGGLLQSGIEIARLWLDEGTIVYTVNRQGILGSFEAVGSALTQAPLVVLVNPGTASASEILAGALQDNHRAILVGDKTFGKGLIQSLFDLSDGAGLAVTVAKYETPNHTDINKLGIMPDRVIPSEALFRNQVATEADQQYQAALELLSSQVVIAKNG; this is translated from the coding sequence ATGCACAAAAGAGTTTTTCAAATCCTATTGCTGATCATTCTGCAAATCACCTTAACCTGGCTCTCTTGGACAACCCCAGTTTTTGCCTTGACCGAAGACCAAAAGCTTTTTAGCGAAAGTTGGCGCATTATTAATCGAGCTTATGTGGATGAAAGCTTCAACCATCAAAATTGGTGGTCTATCCGTGAACAACTATTGCGACAACCCTTTAAAACCAGGGACGACGCTTATGATGCCATTGAGAAAATGTTAGCCACCTTGGATGACCCCTTTACTCGTCTGTTACGACCGGATCAATATCGCAGTTTACAGGTCAATACCTCCGGGGAACTCATGGGTGTGGGCTTACAAATAGCCCTAGATGCAGAAACCGGAGATTTAACCGTCATTACTCCCTTAGATGGTTCTCCAGCCGAACAAGCCGGAATTCAACCCCGTGATCGGATTTTGAAGATTGATGGCTTTCCCACCTCTGAATTAACCCTAGATGAATCTGCTACCCGGATGCGGGGGCCTAGGGGGACTCGCGTTACCTTAACCCTATTACGAGATGGTAGCACCACCCCGGAAGATGTTCTCCTGGTTCGAGATCGAATTACTCTCAACTCCGTGATTGCAGAACTGCGGTCTGATTTAAGACAAACTCCTTTCGGTTATATTCGTTTAAGTCAATTTAGCGCTAATGCTACCGAAGAAGTTGCCCATGCGATTCAATCTTTGGAGCAACAAGGGGCAAAAGCCTATATTTTGGATTTAAGAAATAATCCCGGTGGTTTATTACAATCGGGAATAGAAATTGCCCGTCTTTGGTTAGATGAAGGTACAATTGTTTATACGGTTAATCGTCAGGGAATATTAGGAAGTTTTGAAGCGGTAGGTTCAGCTTTAACCCAAGCTCCTTTAGTGGTTTTAGTTAATCCTGGAACGGCGAGCGCGAGTGAGATTTTAGCCGGAGCATTACAAGATAATCATCGGGCTATTTTAGTGGGGGATAAAACCTTTGGTAAAGGGTTAATTCAATCCTTATTTGATTTATCCGATGGCGCTGGGTTAGCGGTAACAGTTGCTAAATATGAAACGCCCAATCATACTGATATTAATAAATTAGGGATTATGCCTGATCGGGTGATTCCTTCAGAAGCATTATTTCGGAATCAAGTCGCAACGGAAGCCGATCAACAATATCAAGCGGCTTTGGAATTGCTGTCCTCTCAAGTTGTAATTGCTAAAAACGGATAA
- the petD gene encoding cytochrome b6-f complex subunit IV → MSILKKPDLSDPVLRAKLAKGMGHNYYGEPAWPNDLLYTFPVVILGTFGLVVALSVLDPAMVGEPSNPFATPLEILPEWYLWPTFQILRVVPNKLLGIMMMSSIPVGLMAIPLIENVNKFQNPFRRPVATAIFLFGTLVTLWLGIGAALPIDKSLTLGF, encoded by the coding sequence ATGTCCATCTTAAAAAAGCCGGATCTCAGTGATCCCGTTCTTCGGGCTAAATTAGCTAAAGGCATGGGTCACAACTATTATGGTGAACCTGCTTGGCCGAATGACTTGTTATATACGTTCCCCGTTGTGATTTTGGGAACTTTCGGTTTAGTGGTGGCGTTGTCCGTTCTTGACCCCGCGATGGTAGGAGAACCCTCTAATCCCTTCGCAACGCCTTTAGAAATTCTGCCCGAATGGTATTTGTGGCCCACCTTCCAAATTTTGCGGGTGGTTCCCAATAAACTGTTAGGAATCATGATGATGTCTTCGATTCCTGTGGGTTTAATGGCAATTCCTCTGATTGAAAATGTTAACAAGTTCCAAAACCCGTTCCGTCGTCCTGTGGCGACTGCAATTTTCCTGTTTGGAACTTTAGTAACGCTGTGGTTAGGAATTGGGGCGGCACTTCCCATCGACAAGTCTTTAACTTTAGGCTTTTAA
- the petB gene encoding cytochrome b6, with amino-acid sequence MFSKGIKETQTFKWFDERLEIQALEDDITSKYVPPHVNIFYCLGGVTLVCFLIQFATGFAMTFYYKPTVTEAFNSVQYIMTDVSFGWLIRSIHRWSASMMVLMMILHVFRVYLTGGFKKPRELTWITGVILAVITVSFGVTGYSLPWDQLGYWAVKIVSGVPEAIPVVGSTIVELMRGSTAVGQSTLSRFYSLHTFVLPWLIAVFMLAHFLMIRKQGISGPL; translated from the coding sequence ATGTTTTCTAAGGGAATCAAAGAAACTCAGACTTTCAAGTGGTTTGATGAACGGCTGGAAATCCAAGCACTTGAGGATGACATTACGAGTAAGTATGTCCCACCTCATGTCAACATCTTCTATTGCTTGGGTGGAGTTACTTTAGTTTGCTTTTTAATCCAGTTTGCCACTGGATTTGCGATGACGTTCTATTACAAGCCGACCGTCACAGAAGCCTTTAATTCTGTTCAGTACATTATGACGGATGTAAGCTTTGGTTGGCTAATTCGTTCTATCCATCGCTGGTCTGCCAGTATGATGGTGTTAATGATGATTCTGCACGTTTTCCGCGTGTATCTGACGGGCGGTTTCAAGAAACCCCGTGAATTAACCTGGATTACAGGTGTGATTTTAGCGGTGATCACGGTTTCCTTTGGGGTAACGGGCTATTCTCTGCCTTGGGATCAACTCGGTTACTGGGCGGTAAAAATTGTATCCGGGGTTCCTGAAGCGATTCCTGTTGTGGGTTCGACCATTGTTGAACTGATGCGGGGAAGTACCGCCGTCGGTCAAAGCACCCTCAGCCGTTTCTACAGCTTACATACTTTTGTGCTGCCTTGGCTGATTGCCGTCTTTATGTTAGCCCACTTCCTGATGATTCGGAAGCAAGGGATTTCTGGCCCCCTGTAA